The genomic region CTTGACGATGAGACGCATGACCGCACTGCTGACCGCCGCGGCGGCCGGGGCCGGTTTGCTGGCCGGAGCCGGTCTGGCCGGGGCCGAGTCGGAGACCGCCGGACGTGGTGGCGTGGAGCGGTTCTACCAGCAGCGCCTGGACTGGAAGGCCTGTGGCGACCAGGATCTGGACGCCGCGGGCGCCCAGTGCGCCGAGGTCACCGTGCCGCTGGACTACCAGCAGCCCAAGGGGCGCACCATCACCGTGGCGATCTCCCGGCTCAAGGCCACCGGCCCGGGGCAGCGGCGGGGCATCATGCTGTCCAACCCCGGTGGGCCCGGCGGTCCCGGACTCGGGCTGCCGCTGAAGATGCGGCCGAAGATGAGCCCGGACGTGCTGGCCCGCTACGACCTGATCGGCATGGACCCGCGCGGCGTCGGCCGGTCCAACCCGGTGGACTGCGGCTGGCCGGTGGGCTTCATGCTGCGCTCCGCCGGGCTGGACCGGGCCGGCTTCGACCGCACCGTCGCGTTGCAGGCCGACCTGGCCCGGCGGTGCGCGCAGACCCAGGGCGACAGCCTGCGGCACATCACCACCAGGAACACCGCACGCGACATGGACGTCGTCCGCGGTGCCATGGGTGAGCGGAAGATCAGCTACTTCGGCTACTCCTACGGCACCTACCTCGGTTCGGTCTACACCCAGATGTTCCCGCGCCAGAGCGACCGGATCGTGCTGGACAGCGCGGTGGACTCCAAGCGCTACTCCCAGCAGATGGTGCGGGACATGGGCCCGGCCAACGAGCGGGCCCTCGACGACTGGGCGGCCTGGACCGCGGCCAGGGACGGCGAGTACCGGCTCGGCCGCACCGCGGCGCAGGTGCGCGGCGCGGTGGAGGAGCTGATCCGCCGGTCCGCGCGGCAGCACATCCCGATCGGGGAGTACCGGGTCGACGAGCACATGCTGCCGATGGTGCTGTTCGAGCAGGTGGGCGACACCCGGCTGAACACCGTGCTGGCCGAGACCGTGCGGGTGCTGGCCGACGCCGCCGACGGCAAGCAGGTCAACCCCAGCCCCGGGCTGCTGGCCAGCCTGCACGTGCTGAGCAGGCGGGACCCGAACGCGCAGCTCTCCGGGCAGGCCGCGATCATGTGCGGCGACGCGGCGGTGCGGCGTGACCCGGAGTGGTACTGGCGCAACATCCAGCGCAGCCGGGCGAGCCAGCCGGTCTTCGGCGCCTTCGCCAACGGCATCAACCCCTGCGCCTTCTGGGCCGCGCCCGCCGAAGCGCCGGTGATCGTGCGCAACTCGGTGCCCGCGCTGATCGTGCAGGCCACCGAGGACACCCGCACCGCCTACGACAGCGGGGTCGACCTGCACCGGGCCATGTCCGGCTCGCGGCTGATCACCCTGCCGGGGGTGCGCGCACACGGCTTGTTCTCCCGCTACCCCAACGGCTGCATGGAGAACGCGGTGAACACCTACCTGCGCGACGGCGTGCTGCCCAGCGGCGACCTCACCTGCCGCGGCGACTGATCAGCCGGACTCACCAGGGCGGGCCGCACGCGGTCCGCCCTGGCCGCGTTGGAACCGGATGCCCAGCGCCAGGAAGATCGCGCCGGAAACCATGGCGTACCAGGCCAGCAGCGTCCACAGCGAGACCTCCTGGGTGGGCACGTTCATCACCAGCACACCGGCCACAATGGACAGTGTGCCGCTGATCGCCAGACCGATCCGGGGGTAGAGCTCCTTGGCCCGCGCGGCGGCCAGCGCCTGCCCGATCCCGTTGACCACCGGCCAGCCCGAGGTGGTCACCACCAGGCCCAGCAGGCCGATGAACGGGTCGACCGCGAAGGCCAGCGCGGTGATGGCCACCCCGGCGAGCAGGAACAGCGCGGGCAGCGCGAACAGCGAGCGGTCCAGCGCGGGGGACTGCTTGCCGCGCAAGGCCAGCAGCAGTCCGAACACGCCCTCGGCGACCAGGTACGCCACCAGCACGCCGAACTGCACCACCCAGTCGGTGTCCGGCCAGGCGAAGGCGAGCACGGCGAACAGCAGCGCGATGGCGCCGCGGACGGTCAGCAGCCGGTGGTGGTCACGCAGGAGTTCCAGCACCTACCCATGATCGCAGCCGGGCGGACAGCGCCGGGCCGCTGCCGTTTGTTGTGGGTCGCAACGACCCTGGTCGTGGCCCGATCGGCGGGTTGCGCTACGCCTGGCAAGCGCTTACGGTGCTGATCACTCCGAATAGACAGGGAGGTTTCCTAACCTTTAATCCCCTCGTCGACGCCGGCCAGCCAACACCGCCGCCGCCGCCACGCGCCGGATTCGACACAGGCTCGTCGAGGAGAAACACACCGCCATGAGAATTCGTGTCCTTCCCGCACTGATAGCCACGGCTGTGGTGGTCACGCTGACCCAGTCGTTGCTCACCGCCAGCGCCGCAAACGATTCCCTGCTCTCGCTCAACAAACTGACCACCACCTCGTCGAACGAGGCCGCCGAGCTCGACGGCGGCAAGGCGGTCGACGGCGACACCACCACCCGCTGGGCCAGCGCCGAAGGCGCCGACCCGCAATGGATCGCGGTGGACCTGGGCGGTCCGGCCATCGTGAACCGGGTGAGCCTCACCTGGGAGACCGCCTTCGCCAGCGAGTACCAGGTGCAGGCATCCGCCGATGGCAGCACCTGGACCACGATCCGCTCGGTCACCGGGTCCGACGGTGGCGTGGACGAGCTGACCTCGTTGAACACCAACACCAGGCACATCAGGGTGCACGGCACCCGCAGGGCCACCACCTACGGCTACTCGCTGTTCGAGCTGTCGGTCTACGGGAGCCGCACCGGCTCCGGCGACATCCAGCCGCCCACCGCGCCCACCGGGCTGGCCTCGCCCTCCTCCACCGCGGACAGCATCACGCTGTCCTGGAACCCGTCCTCGGACAACGTCGGGGTCACCGGTTACGAGATCCTGCGTGAGGGCAACCTGGTCGGCTCCTCGGCCACGACCTCCTTCACCGACACCGGGCTGGCCTCCGGCGCCACCTTCAACTACGCGGTCAGGGCCAGGGACGCGGCGGGCAACATCTCCGCCGAGAGCGCCCCGTTCGCCGCCCGCACCCAGCCCGGCACGCCGGGCGGGCAGGTGGTGGTCGCGGTCGGTGACATCGTGCCGGTCTGCTCCGGATCCTCCTGCGCCAGCACCAAGACCGCGGCGCTGGTGGACAAGATCAAGCCCTCGATGATCATCACCGCCGGCGACAACCAGTACAACAGCGGCACGATCGAGGAGTTCCGCAAGTACTACGAGCCGACCTGGGGCCGGTTCAAGAACATCACCAAGCCCAGCCCCGGCAACCACGAGTACGACGACCCGGCGGGCAAGGGCAAGGGGTACCGGCAGTACTTCGGCGCCGCGGCCTCACCCCTGGGCGGCGGGAAGATGTACTACAGCCACGACTTCGGCGACTTCCACTTCGTCGCGCTGGACTCGATGGCGCAGAAGGCCAATGACCGGGCTCAGCTCGAGTGGCTGCGCAACGACCTGGCCAAGAACCAGAAGCGCTGTGTCGTGGCCTACTGGCACCACGCCAGGTTCAACTCCGGCCACTACGGCGACAACCCGACCATGGCCCCGCTGTGGGACGAACTGGTCAAGGCCAAGGCGGACCTGGTGCTCTCCGGTCACGACCACCACTACGAGCGGCTGAAGCCGTTGAACTCCAGCGGCAAGGTGGACGAGGCCAACGGTGTGCGTTCGGCGATCATCGGCATCGGCGGTGACTCGATCTACACCAACCCGCACGTTCCCAGGGCCGGCATGGAGGTCTACATCAAGAAGCACGGCGTCATGAAGCTCATCCTCAACGGCGCCAGCTACTCCTGGGAAATCGTCGGCACCGACAACAA from Crossiella sp. CA-258035 harbors:
- a CDS encoding discoidin domain-containing protein, giving the protein MVTLTQSLLTASAANDSLLSLNKLTTTSSNEAAELDGGKAVDGDTTTRWASAEGADPQWIAVDLGGPAIVNRVSLTWETAFASEYQVQASADGSTWTTIRSVTGSDGGVDELTSLNTNTRHIRVHGTRRATTYGYSLFELSVYGSRTGSGDIQPPTAPTGLASPSSTADSITLSWNPSSDNVGVTGYEILREGNLVGSSATTSFTDTGLASGATFNYAVRARDAAGNISAESAPFAARTQPGTPGGQVVVAVGDIVPVCSGSSCASTKTAALVDKIKPSMIITAGDNQYNSGTIEEFRKYYEPTWGRFKNITKPSPGNHEYDDPAGKGKGYRQYFGAAASPLGGGKMYYSHDFGDFHFVALDSMAQKANDRAQLEWLRNDLAKNQKRCVVAYWHHARFNSGHYGDNPTMAPLWDELVKAKADLVLSGHDHHYERLKPLNSSGKVDEANGVRSAIIGIGGDSIYTNPHVPRAGMEVYIKKHGVMKLILNGASYSWEIVGTDNKLLDKAGPFTCR
- a CDS encoding alpha/beta fold hydrolase produces the protein MTALLTAAAAGAGLLAGAGLAGAESETAGRGGVERFYQQRLDWKACGDQDLDAAGAQCAEVTVPLDYQQPKGRTITVAISRLKATGPGQRRGIMLSNPGGPGGPGLGLPLKMRPKMSPDVLARYDLIGMDPRGVGRSNPVDCGWPVGFMLRSAGLDRAGFDRTVALQADLARRCAQTQGDSLRHITTRNTARDMDVVRGAMGERKISYFGYSYGTYLGSVYTQMFPRQSDRIVLDSAVDSKRYSQQMVRDMGPANERALDDWAAWTAARDGEYRLGRTAAQVRGAVEELIRRSARQHIPIGEYRVDEHMLPMVLFEQVGDTRLNTVLAETVRVLADAADGKQVNPSPGLLASLHVLSRRDPNAQLSGQAAIMCGDAAVRRDPEWYWRNIQRSRASQPVFGAFANGINPCAFWAAPAEAPVIVRNSVPALIVQATEDTRTAYDSGVDLHRAMSGSRLITLPGVRAHGLFSRYPNGCMENAVNTYLRDGVLPSGDLTCRGD
- a CDS encoding DUF308 domain-containing protein — translated: MLELLRDHHRLLTVRGAIALLFAVLAFAWPDTDWVVQFGVLVAYLVAEGVFGLLLALRGKQSPALDRSLFALPALFLLAGVAITALAFAVDPFIGLLGLVVTTSGWPVVNGIGQALAAARAKELYPRIGLAISGTLSIVAGVLVMNVPTQEVSLWTLLAWYAMVSGAIFLALGIRFQRGQGGPRAARPGESG